A window of Hevea brasiliensis isolate MT/VB/25A 57/8 chromosome 14, ASM3005281v1, whole genome shotgun sequence contains these coding sequences:
- the LOC131172990 gene encoding probable 60S ribosomal protein L14 codes for MSFKRYVEIGKAALVNYGKDYGKLVVIVDVIDHNRASIGTPEMSKGKAIYQKKIKMASMLKISVKKAKHGEEYTRNKPEKEGWKYENDKVHSLTKYRP; via the exons ATGTCGTTCAAGAGATACGTGGAGATTGGGAAGGCAGCTCTCGTTAACTATGGTAAAGACTACGGAAAGCTCgttgtcatcgtcgatgtcatcgaccataaTCGAGCCTCAATCGGAACCCCTGAGATG TCAAAAGGCAAAGCTATctatcagaaaaagatcaaaatggcCTCCATGTTGAAAATTAGTGTCAAAAAGGCAAAGCATGGGGAAGAATATACCAGAAACAAACCGGAGAAAGAGGGGTGGAAATATGAGAATGACAAAGTTCACTCCCTGACAAAATATAGGCCTTAG